The Candidatus Hydrogenedens sp. genome contains a region encoding:
- the metF gene encoding methylenetetrahydrofolate reductase [NAD(P)H] — translation MRLSELYHSNKPVVSFELFPPKTWQGIAELYEHFRELMKCKPGFVTCTYGAGGTASLEEAQNRTLEVLRWVHGDYPEVPIVSHLTCVNATKTDLVNYLYKAKELGVSGIVALRGDAPGNVRPFIPKPGGFKYAVELVRLIKAEYPEFCILVAGYPEKHPEAISFEEDIQHLKEKVDAGGEVILTQLFYNNENFYRFRDLCEKVKIDVPIVPGILPVTNLAQVRRITSLCGAQLNPVLLERLEKHEKDEEGQFSVGVYYAGRQIEDLLEHGVPGIHFYVLNKSRAAMHICRALTL, via the coding sequence ATGCGACTGTCCGAACTATATCACAGCAACAAACCAGTTGTATCTTTTGAGCTATTTCCTCCAAAAACATGGCAGGGAATTGCAGAATTATATGAGCATTTTCGGGAATTGATGAAGTGTAAGCCCGGATTCGTTACATGTACTTATGGTGCTGGTGGAACTGCTTCACTTGAAGAAGCACAGAATCGGACGTTAGAAGTCTTACGTTGGGTTCATGGTGATTATCCGGAGGTACCCATTGTTTCACATCTAACATGTGTAAATGCAACAAAAACAGATTTGGTAAATTATCTTTATAAAGCAAAAGAGTTAGGTGTATCAGGTATTGTTGCCTTGCGAGGGGATGCTCCTGGGAATGTTCGGCCATTTATTCCCAAACCTGGTGGTTTTAAGTATGCGGTGGAATTGGTTCGGCTTATTAAGGCTGAATATCCTGAGTTTTGTATCCTTGTTGCGGGCTATCCTGAAAAACATCCAGAAGCAATTAGTTTCGAGGAAGATATACAGCATCTTAAAGAGAAAGTAGATGCAGGTGGTGAAGTTATCTTGACGCAACTGTTTTATAACAATGAGAATTTCTATCGATTTCGTGACCTTTGTGAAAAGGTAAAAATAGATGTGCCTATTGTTCCTGGGATTTTACCTGTGACTAATTTAGCTCAGGTTCGTAGAATTACATCGTTGTGTGGGGCGCAACTTAATCCTGTATTACTGGAACGATTAGAGAAGCATGAAAAGGATGAGGAAGGACAATTTTCTGTGGGTGTCTATTATGCGGGGAGGCAAATAGAAGATTTGCTTGAACATGGTGTTCCAGGAATACATTTTTATGTTTTAAATAAATCTCGTGCGGCGATGCATATTTGCCGTGCTTTAACGTTATAA
- a CDS encoding recombinase family protein — protein sequence MAKIRKEETKLKEMKHYEEVEVKDYNDEALLTHGERVRRGQISSVQQGRYGTGPAPYGYRRGEKGEKPLVIDDYEAEIVRMIFREYIRTHSTGRVVDYLHSKGILTRQGKKWSRQAISIILSNRTYRGRVCFGGIETEGLHDPIIEPAMFYKANAIRHSRSRRKED from the coding sequence ATGGCTAAGATACGTAAAGAGGAAACAAAATTAAAAGAGATGAAACATTATGAAGAAGTAGAAGTAAAAGACTATAATGACGAGGCTTTATTAACGCATGGAGAACGAGTTCGTCGGGGACAAATTTCGTCTGTTCAGCAGGGAAGATATGGGACAGGTCCAGCTCCTTATGGTTATCGTAGAGGTGAAAAGGGAGAGAAGCCATTGGTGATTGATGATTATGAAGCTGAAATTGTACGTATGATTTTTCGCGAATACATACGGACGCACAGTACAGGAAGGGTTGTTGATTATCTCCATTCAAAAGGGATATTGACACGTCAGGGGAAGAAATGGTCTCGACAAGCTATATCTATAATCCTTTCGAATCGCACGTATCGTGGTCGTGTATGTTTTGGTGGGATTGAGACGGAAGGATTACATGACCCTATTATAGAACCTGCTATGTTTTATAAAGCGAATGCGATTCGCCATAGTAGAAGTCGTAGAAAAGAGGATTAA
- the tatB gene encoding Sec-independent protein translocase protein TatB, giving the protein MIGIGFTEMIIIAGIALVVLGPEKFPEFAKIAIRTFRDLRGYLDEIKTEIAKEVKPLEKEIQEISRKGNEVYREILEETNETSYTTKGYNPSTSYLEHSVKTDEDIKEEEETTENITSEETDSYDSEELEKQSSEVSNEIIEPYDPDIPQADLQKMAESTPHNDEDLHENNEDITEAPTDIKFPERLDG; this is encoded by the coding sequence ATGATAGGCATTGGTTTTACAGAGATGATTATCATTGCAGGGATTGCTCTCGTTGTTTTAGGACCAGAAAAATTTCCTGAATTTGCAAAAATTGCTATAAGGACCTTCCGTGACCTGCGAGGATATCTTGATGAAATTAAAACTGAAATTGCAAAAGAAGTAAAACCGTTAGAAAAAGAAATTCAGGAAATATCACGCAAAGGCAACGAAGTATATCGCGAAATATTAGAAGAGACAAATGAAACTTCATATACAACAAAAGGGTATAACCCTTCCACAAGTTATTTAGAACATTCTGTAAAGACAGATGAAGATATAAAAGAAGAAGAAGAAACAACTGAGAATATAACATCAGAAGAGACCGATTCCTACGATAGCGAAGAATTAGAAAAACAGTCATCAGAGGTATCTAATGAAATAATAGAACCTTACGACCCCGACATCCCTCAGGCAGATTTGCAAAAAATGGCAGAATCTACTCCACACAATGATGAGGACTTACATGAAAATAACGAAGATATAACAGAAGCACCTACTGATATTAAGTTTCCTGAACGACTTGACGGCTAA
- the tatC gene encoding twin-arginine translocase subunit TatC → MWDDDKRMTFTEHLAELRMRIIHSGIAVIIAMIVCYIFSNQILLGLQKPLTLLQDLGIVVFSNDKDSAHDPTDTNEKNEATEKKSESNKIPWVVLNPFEIVILKFKVAGYGGLILALPYVLWQACAFIFPGLKPNERHLVKIILFGCSSLGIIGVIVAYFGVIPLVIPYLLQWIPTGWEIQLRANETISIIVLLLFGFALAFQFPMVILALVYLDLLNPDTLRKLRKYVIVGLSVISAILTPPDPISMIIMLVPLTVLYEISIWASYLVRRRQSNPA, encoded by the coding sequence ATGTGGGACGACGATAAACGTATGACTTTTACAGAGCATCTCGCCGAATTGAGGATGCGAATTATCCATTCGGGAATTGCTGTGATTATTGCGATGATAGTTTGCTATATTTTCTCAAACCAAATCTTATTGGGCTTACAAAAACCATTGACTCTTTTACAAGATTTGGGAATCGTCGTCTTTTCAAATGACAAAGATTCAGCACATGACCCGACAGATACAAATGAAAAAAACGAAGCAACCGAGAAGAAGTCTGAATCAAATAAAATACCATGGGTCGTCTTAAATCCTTTTGAAATTGTAATATTAAAATTCAAAGTTGCAGGTTATGGAGGACTCATATTGGCTTTGCCCTATGTATTATGGCAAGCATGTGCTTTTATCTTCCCTGGTCTAAAACCAAATGAACGACACTTAGTAAAAATAATCCTATTCGGATGCAGTTCATTAGGTATTATTGGTGTCATCGTGGCTTATTTCGGAGTTATTCCACTGGTTATCCCGTACTTACTTCAATGGATCCCTACAGGCTGGGAAATTCAATTAAGGGCAAACGAAACAATATCTATCATTGTCCTACTCTTATTTGGATTCGCTTTAGCATTTCAATTCCCTATGGTTATTCTTGCTTTGGTCTATCTCGATTTATTAAACCCAGACACGCTACGTAAGCTCCGTAAATATGTAATTGTTGGCCTTAGTGTAATTTCGGCTATCTTAACACCCCCAGACCCAATCTCGATGATAATCATGTTAGTTCCACTAACCGTTTTATATGAAATAAGTATCTGGGCGTCATATTTAGTTCGGCGTAGACAATCGAACCCAGCGTAA